CGCAGGCCGCGCTGAAGTCCACCGTCGACCGATGCGGCGCCGCCCTCGGGCTGCTGCTCCTCGCGCCGCTGCTGCTCCTGCTCGCCGCGCTCATACGCCTGGACTCACCGGGGCCCGCGCTCTACCGGCAGGTGCGCGTGGGCCGCGACCAGCGGACGTTCACCATGTGGAAGTTCCGCAGCATGGTCACCGACGCCGACAGCCGCAAGGACGACCTCGCCACGCGCAACGAGTGCGACGGGCTGATGTTCAAGATGCGCCGCGACCCGCGCGTCACCCGCGTGGGCCGCTTCCTGCGCCGCACCTCCCTGGACGAACTGCCGCAGCTGGTCAACGTGGTGCGGGGCGACATGTCCCTGGTGGGCCCGCGCCCGCCGCTGCCCGACGAGGTCGCGGCGTACGACGCGACGGCGCTGCGCCGGCTGCGCGTCAAGCCCGGCATGACCGGCCTGTGGCAGGTCAGCGGCCGCTCGGACCTGTCCTGGGACGAAACGGTCCAGCTTGATCTCCACTACGTGGACAACTGGTCGTTCAGCAGCGACCTCGACGTGATGAGCCGTACGCTCCGGGCCGTCGTCGACGGCCGCGGGGCGTACTGATGGCGCCCGACCCGGCGCGCCCCGCCCGGCCGGGCCGGGCGCGCCCCCGGTGCCTACGCGTCGGCCGTGCGGGCCGGTTCCGTGCCGCCGTGGGCCAGCCACCACGCGTACGTCGCGGCGATGCCGTCCCGCAGCGGGACGCGGGGCTTCCAGCCGAGCCCGGTCAGCCGGGAGACGTCCAGCAGCTTGCGGGGTGTGCCGTCGGGCTTGGACGTGTCCCAGGCGATCCGGCCGGTGAAGCCGGTCACCTCCGCGACCGTCTCGGCCAGTTCACGGATCGTCAGGTCCTGCCCGCAGCCCACGTTGACCGGCGCGTCCCCGTCGTACGAGGCGAGCAGCGTCGCGCAGGCGTCGGCGAGGTCGTCCACGTGCAGGAACTCGCGGCGCGGGGTGCCCGAGCCCCACAGGGTCACCTCGTCGCGGCCGGCCTCGCGCGCCTCGTGGAAGCGGCGCACCAGGGCGGGCAGGACGTGCGAGGTCTCCAGGTCGAAGTTGTCGCCGGGCCCGTACAGGTTCGTCGGCATCGCGGAGATGTACTGGGCGCCGAACTGCCGCCGGTACGACTGGACCTGGCAGATCCCGGCGATCTTCGCGAGGGCGTACGGCTCGTTGGTGGGCTCCAGCGGGCCGGTCAGCAGCGCGTCCTCGCGGATGGGCTGCGGGGCGTGCTTGGGGTAGATGCACGACGAGCCGAGGAACAGCAGGCGCGGCACACCGGCGGCGTGGGCGCCCGCGATGACGCTGAGCTGGATGCGCAGGTTGTCCTCCAG
This genomic window from Streptomyces thermolilacinus SPC6 contains:
- a CDS encoding GDP-L-fucose synthase family protein; the protein is MIRPMTDSQAAPPPSAPSSSSAPSPSPSYLPSRARIFVAGHRGLVGSAMIRRLTADGHEVITRDRGTLDLRDAAATGAFLADVRPDAVVLAAAKVGGILANSTQPVPFLEDNLRIQLSVIAGAHAAGVPRLLFLGSSCIYPKHAPQPIREDALLTGPLEPTNEPYALAKIAGICQVQSYRRQFGAQYISAMPTNLYGPGDNFDLETSHVLPALVRRFHEAREAGRDEVTLWGSGTPRREFLHVDDLADACATLLASYDGDAPVNVGCGQDLTIRELAETVAEVTGFTGRIAWDTSKPDGTPRKLLDVSRLTGLGWKPRVPLRDGIAATYAWWLAHGGTEPARTADA